One segment of Pyricularia oryzae 70-15 chromosome 3, whole genome shotgun sequence DNA contains the following:
- a CDS encoding impact family protein — MSEELKDEVEALNSIYGDGTLLAASGNDGSDTEAAGAYILKIPGEGETSSLRLQFPAGYPDEPPSVLGTHSSGGQNRPRGAAARDLELFRDALGRVFQPGIVCLFDALEELARLAEELGINDTQPSEADEDGAEEEGTSTAPRKVSAPEDALGPEPPWIMSDVYVEMKSTFVARCAHVTSAAQAESYVAHLLATDKKVRAATHNMTAWRIRGADGKTSFQDCDDDGETAAGGRLLHLMQLMDLWDVMVVVTRWYGGQKLGPRRFAVINQVARDSFVKAGLVPEASGKKKGPGK; from the coding sequence ATGTCTGAGGAGTTAAAGGACGAGGTGGAGGCCCTCAATTCCATCTACGGGGACGGGACGCTACTGGCTGCATCGGGCAATGACGGCAGCGATACCGAGGCCGCCGGTGCCTATATTCTCAAAATTCCAGGCGAGGGGGAAACATCTTCGCTGCGTCTTCAGTTCCCTGCCGGCTATCCGGATGAGCCCCCGTCTGTTCTAGGCACCCACAGCTCGGGCGGACAGAACCGGCCGCGCGGCGCCGCAGCTCGCGACCTTGAACTATTCCGTGACGCGCTCGGCCGGGTTTTCCAGCCGGGCATCGTCTGCCTCTTTGATGCACTGGAAGAACTGGCAAGACTGGCCGAGGAGCTCGGGATCAACGACACTCAGCCATCAGAAGCGGACGAAGACGGCGCAGAAGAGGAAGGCACCTCCACGGCGCCGCGCAAGGTATccgccccggaggacgccttGGGCCCGGAGCCCCCTTGGATCATGTCCGACGTCTACGTGGAGATGAAGTCGACGTTCGTCGCTCGTTGCGCCCACGTCACCTCGGCggcccaggccgagtcgtACGTCGCCCATCTGCTTGCGACGGACAAGAAGGTGCGCGCGGCGACGCACAACATGACGGCCTGGCGGATCCGGGGTGCGGACGGCAAGACCTCGTTCCAGGactgcgacgacgacggtgaGACCGCTGCCGGCGGGAGGCTGCTGCATCTGATGCAACTTATGGATCTATGGGATGTCATGGTCGTCGTGACGAGGTGGTATGGTGGCCAGAAGCTTGGACCTAGGAGGTTTGCTGTCATCAACCAGGTTGCCAGAGATTCGTTCGTCAAAGCTGGATTAGTCCCTGAGGCGTCCGGCAAGAAAAAGGGGCCAGGCAAGTGA